GCGTGATAGCGTGCTCAGAAGTTATGCAAGCAGTAACCAGGACTATTGAAAAGGTAGCACCCTCATCAATTAGTGTAATGCTATTAGGGGAAAGTGGTACAGGGAAGGAAGTTCTGGCGAAGGCCTTGCATGGGTTAAGTGGTCGTAAAGGGCGATTCGTCGCGGTGAATTGTGCCGCTATTCCTGAAACATTGCTGGAGAGTGAGCTTTTTGGCTACGAAAAAGGGGCTTTTACCGGAGCCGTTAAGCAAACATTGGGGAAGATAGAATACGCCGATGGTGGAACTTTCTTTCTGGATGAAATTGGTGACTTGCCTACCTCTTTACAGACAAAATTATTGAGGTTTTTACAGGAAAGAGTGATCGAGCGAATAGGGGGTAGAGCTGAAATCCCTGTGGATGTTCGAATAATTTGTGCAACTCACCAAAATTTGGATGAGCTGATTAAAGTTGGTGAATTTAGGAGCGACCTATTTTACAGGGTTAGTGAAATGTCGATTGAAATACCTCCATTGAGATCACGAAATGGTGATGCCGTTGTTATTGCAAGTGCATTGATTGATAAACAGTTTGAAGGTGGCAGGAATGCGCCACAATTGAGTGATGATGCAATTGTGGCAATTGAGGGGTATGAGTGGCCCGGGAATATTCGAGAGCTAGAGAATAGAGTTAAGAGGGCGCTGATAATGTCTGAAAATGGCAGAATCAGTGCTGAGGATCTCCAGCTTGAAGTTCCGAAAAATCAAGCTTCTTTTCCCTTTAATCTTAAATCTATAAGAGAGAAGACTGAGAAAGAAGTAATA
Above is a genomic segment from Aestuariirhabdus haliotis containing:
- the prsR gene encoding PEP-CTERM-box response regulator transcription factor, which produces MTEKRALLVIEDDPGLQKQLKWSLGDYEVSIAEDMGSALAKLKKIEPAVVTLDLGLPPDPANATAGLALLDSLLQARPVTKVIVVTGNNERENAIKAISKGAYDFYQKPIEIDDLKLIIDRAYRLFDLEEENRKLQHGIAYEPLVGVIACSEVMQAVTRTIEKVAPSSISVMLLGESGTGKEVLAKALHGLSGRKGRFVAVNCAAIPETLLESELFGYEKGAFTGAVKQTLGKIEYADGGTFFLDEIGDLPTSLQTKLLRFLQERVIERIGGRAEIPVDVRIICATHQNLDELIKVGEFRSDLFYRVSEMSIEIPPLRSRNGDAVVIASALIDKQFEGGRNAPQLSDDAIVAIEGYEWPGNIRELENRVKRALIMSENGRISAEDLQLEVPKNQASFPFNLKSIREKTEKEVINRAIGYTDNNISKSAELLGVTRPTLYSLMHKYGIMETKNVEGE